From Rhododendron vialii isolate Sample 1 chromosome 10a, ASM3025357v1, the proteins below share one genomic window:
- the LOC131302570 gene encoding proteasome subunit alpha type-7, with translation MARYDRAITVFSPDGHLFQVEYALEAVRKGNAAVGVRGTDTIVLGVEKKSTAKLQDSRSVRKIVNLDDHIALACAGLKADARVLINRARIECQSHKLTVEDPVTVEYITRYIAGLQQKYTQSGGVRPFGLSTLIVGFDPHTGVPSLYQTDPSGTFSAWKANATGRNSNSMREFLEKNYKETSGQETVKLAIRALLEVVESGGKNIEVAVMTKEGLRQLDEAEIDAVVAEIEAEKAAAEAAKKGPPKDN, from the exons ATGGCCAGGTACGACAGAGCAATCACGGTTTTCTCGCCGGACGGCCACCTCTTCCAAGTCGAATACGCCCTCGAAGCCGTCCGCAAGGGCAACGCCGCCGTCGGCGTCCGGGGCACCGACACCATCGTCCTCGGTGTCGAGAAAAAATCCACCGCCAAACTCCAAGATTCCAG ATCAGTTAGGAAGATTGTAAACCTGGATGATCACATTGCATTGGCTTGTGCAGGGCTCAAAGCTGATGCTCGTGTCCTTATAAACAGGGCCCGTATTGAATGTCAAAGCCACAAGCTTACTGTTGAGGATCCCGTGACAGTTGAGTATATTACACGCTACATTGCTGGTCTTCAACAGAAGTACACACAAAGTGGTGGTGTGAGACCATTTGGTCTTTCAACTTTGATAGTGGGATTCGATCCCCATACTGGTGTACCATCCCTCTATCAGACAGATCCATCAGGTACATTTTCTGCATGGAAAGCCAATGCAACTGGAAGAAACTCTAATTCAATGCGAGAATTTTTGGAGAAAAACTACAAAGAAACTTCTGGTCAAGAAACTGTCAAGCTTGCTATCCGTGCATTGCTCGAG GTTGTTGAGAGTGGGGGAAAGAACATTGAAGTTGCTGTGATGACAAAGGAGGGCCTGCGTCAACTTGATGAAGCCGAAATTGACGCCGTTGTTGCAGAGATTGAAGCAGAGAAAGCTGCTGCTGAGGCGGCAAAGAAGGGCCCTCCCAAGGATAATTAA